In Bactrocera oleae isolate idBacOlea1 chromosome 3, idBacOlea1, whole genome shotgun sequence, a genomic segment contains:
- the Oli gene encoding class E basic helix-loop-helix protein 22: MDHSNLPFGFALPGHAHMPIPPTPNLMSGHPGPTSSPPQSVPGRRTPLGAVGLGGFYAQGLGMSQQASMPTDENKPSPSALGAVGGSSMGHGLKTPPQSLSGGTTIVAAGSGTSGGGGSGKQKNRQAKTVRLNINARERRRMHDLNDALDELRSVIPYAHSPSVRKLSKIATLLLAKNYILMQQNALDELRRLLAYIQSTSGAAPLDLGSFPAAAKLQALLQGPHEPPNSS, translated from the exons ACACCAAATTTGATGTCTGGCCATCCCGGCCCCACATCCAGCCCACCGCAAAGTGTGCCCGGTAGACGAACACCGCTTGGTGCTGTGGGGCTCGGCGGCTTCTATGCGCAAGGACTTGGTATGTCACAGCAAGCTTCCATGCCGACAGATGAAAATAAGCCCAGTCCAAGTGCACTCGGCGCTGTTGGTGGCAGTAGTATGGGGCATGGACTAAAAACGCCACCACAATCCCTATCTGGTGGCACGACAATTGTGGCCGCGGGCAGTGGGACAAGTGGAGGCGGTGGCAGTGGCAAACAGAAGAACCGACAGGCAAAAACAGTGCGGTTGAATATAAATGCGAG GGAGCGGCGACGCATGCACGATCTGAACGATGCTTTGGATGAACTGCGCAGCGTAATACCCTACGCGCATTCGCCTTCCGTGCGGAAGCTGTCAAAGATCGCCACATTGTTATTAGCTAAGAATTATATACTAATGCAACAGAATGCATTGGACGAGTTGCGACG ACTCTTGGCCTACATTCAGAGCACAAGTGGCGCAGCACCGCTCGACTTAGGCTCGTTTCCTGCCGCCGCAAAACTACAAGCACTCTTACAGGGGCCACACGAGCCACCGAATAGTAGCTAA
- the LOC106624012 gene encoding cytochrome b5 — MTSAINNILQSLGLNSASKKSNSTSANPVLHKTFPQELSNGLLPRGLAEIPLSVVAQHDEYSDCWIVIYDRVYDVTQFLRDHPGGEDIIMEHAGRDATLAFHGTGHSRSAIEQMSDYLIGELPPKERIFRNGNAKVLSIDVPQ; from the coding sequence atgaCTTCTGCTATTAACAACATACTGCAAAGTTTGGGTCTCAATTCGGCGTCGAAAAAATCTAACAGTACTTCCGCAAACCCAGTGCTACATAAAACATTTCCACAGGAACTCAGCAATGGCCTACTACCACGCGGCCTTGCCGAAATACCACTGTCCGTTGTTGCACAACACGATGAGTACTCAGACTGTTGGATTGTCATTTACGATCGCGTTTACGACGTCACACAGTTTCTACGCGATCATCCCGGTGGCGAGGATATCATAATGGAGCATGCAGGCCGTGATGCAACTTTGGCTTTCCATGGCACCGGACACTCACGATCGGCGATCGAACAAATGAGCGACTATCTGATTGGTGAATTACCGCCCAAGGAGCGCATTTTCAGAAATGGCAATGCGAAAGTGTTGTCTATTGACGTGCCACAGTGA